A genomic region of Chelmon rostratus isolate fCheRos1 chromosome 8, fCheRos1.pri, whole genome shotgun sequence contains the following coding sequences:
- the tmod4 gene encoding tropomodulin-4, whose product MSDPRDIDEDAILKGLSAEELDQLEYELQEMDPENAMLPAGMRQRDQTKKSPTGPFDREALQQHLEKQALEHEDREDLVPFTGEKKGKAFVAKKAAELPLHEQVTLEPELEEALKNATDAEMCDIAAILGMYTLMSNKQYYDALGTTGTIANTEGINSVVKPDPFKIFPDELPNPTNVEETLERIHNNDSSLTEVNLNNIKDIPIPTLKEIFEAMKGNSHVEFLSIAATRSNDPVAYACAEMLQENTSLQSLNIESNFITADGMMAIIKAMANNATLVELKIDNQRQTLGDSVEMEIASMLENNSSILKFGYHFSQQGPRARAAMAITRNNDMIRQQRLR is encoded by the exons ATGTCGGACCCCAGGGACATCGACGAGGATGCTATCCTCAAGGGCCTCAGTGCCGAGGAGCTGGATCAGCTCGAGTATGAGCTGCAGGAGATGGACCCCGAG AATGCCATGCTGCCTGCCGGGATGCGGCAGCGTGACCAGACGAAGAAGAGCCCAACGGGTCCATTTGACCGcgaagctctgcagcagcacttgGAGAAGCAGGCCCTGGAGCACGAGGACAGGGAGGACCTGGTGCCCTTCACTGGGGAGAAGAAAG GAAAGGCCTTCGTGGCCAAGAAGGCAGCAGAGCTCCCGTTGCACGAGCAGGTGACTCTGGAGccggagctggaggaggctctGAAAAATGCCACAGACGCAGAGATGTGTGATATTGCAG CGATCCTGGGAATGTACACGCTGATGAGCAACAAGCAGTACTATGATGCTCTGGGCACCACGGGCACCATCGCCAACACAGAGGGCATCAACA GTGTAGTGAAACCAGATCCCTTCAAGATCTTCCCCGATGAGCTGCCCAACCCCACCAACGTGGAGGAAACCCTGGAGAGGATCCACAACAACGACAGCAGCCTGACTGAGGTCAACCTCAACAACATCAAG GACATTCCCATCCCAACACTGAAAGAGATCTTCGAGGCGATGAAGGGAAACTCTCACGTGGAGTTTCTGAGCATCGCTGCGACCCGAAGCAACGACCCTGTGGCCTAC GCATGCGCTGAGATGCTGCAGGAGAACACCAGCTTGCAGAGTCTTAATATCGAGTCAAACTTCATCACCGCGGACGGCATGATGGCGATCATCAAAGCGATGGCCAACAATGCCACACTGGTGGAGCTCAAGATTGACAACCAG AGGCAGACGCTGGGAGACTCCGTCGAGATGGAGATCGCCTCCATGTTGGAGAACAACTCCAGCATCCTCAAATTCGGCTACCACTTCAGCCAGCAGGGTCCCCGCGCCAGAGCTGCCATGGCCATCACACGAAACAACGACATGA TTCGCCAGCAGAGATTAAGATGA
- the scnm1 gene encoding sodium channel modifier 1, translating into MSFKREGDDKSQLNILKKRRVADLLSNFIPEDEAALLKNGRYTCLICAYRPVFDTVDMLTVHRNGKRHLAGLKSFYGKKAELKNEITKRQQENYIQTEDKRQEPSCSAPLLEQTRKLTHHALLKTVPYNSCHRKTSTKSEKGPLSINSDPSGNTSSKTASEHEQAHRKTEVSNSLSQSSSGGCTAGSHPSEDKQKTSQAAVTQAAEPITAQRRRELKHYLQLKSQGWLQDRSGQWVKDKNVEFDSDEEEPPSLPTSPQED; encoded by the exons ATGTCTTTCAAAAGGGAAGGTGATGACAAGAGTCAGTTGAACATCCTGAAG AAACGGCGTGTGGCAGATCTTCTGTCTAATTTTAttccagaggatgaagcagCTCTTCTGAAAAATGGAAG ATACACTTGCCTAATATGCGCCTACCGGCCTGTATTTGACACAGTAGATATGCTGACAGTCCACAGAAATGGGAAAAGACATCTAGCAG GATTAAAATCTTTCTATGGCAAGAAAGcggagctgaaaaatgaaataacaaaaagacaacaagaAAACTACATCCAGactgaagacaaaagacag gAACCCTCCTGTTCAGCCCCTTTACTGGAACAAACACGGAAGCTCACACATCACGCTTTACTAAAGACTGTGCCGTACAACAGCTGCCATAGAAAAACCAG tacaaaatctgaaaaaggaCCACTGTCCATCAACTCTGATCCCAGTGGCAACACTTCCAGCAAAACAGCATCTGAACACGAACAAGCACATCGGAAAACTGAAGTTTCAAACAGTTTATCACAAAGCAGCTCCGGTGGCTGCACAGCAG GGTCACATCCAtcagaagacaaacaaaagacatCTCAGGCTGCAGTGACACAGGCAGCAGAGCCAATAACAgcccagaggaggagagagctgaaGCACTACCTTCAACTGAAAAG TCAGGGGTGGTTGCAAGACCGGAGCGGCCAGTGGGTGAAAGACAAGAATGTGGAGTTTGATTCAGATGAGGAAGAGCCTCCTTCGCTACCTACGAGTCCCCAAGAGGACTAA
- the lysmd1 gene encoding lysM and putative peptidoglycan-binding domain-containing protein 1 produces the protein MSGERASLPNGGNGLLRGSRTRSYGSLVRSQLSPVRQRRIEHKIQPGETLQGLALRYGVSMEQIKRANRMYTNDSIFLKKSLSIPVLSDLDHSSNGVDLVLGDSEEDNASCVSAQSGPTGSSSEKKQDDGRERASDLTPMDFLKRLDGLISMSKQAAVKGCQESEERVAALEAACTSRTSDWRPLTRSQSVIASSRKQQQQQGPHGAVPLTITKLTKKLRDREDEIFQL, from the exons ATGTCCGGGGAGCGGGCGTCTTTGCCAAACGGGGGGAACGGCCTCCTCCGCGGGAGCCGGACGAGGTCTTACGGAAGTTTGGTCCGGTCGCAGCTCTCTCCGGTCCGCCAGAGACGCATTGAGCACAAAATTCAACCAGGAGAAACACTACAAGGCCTGGCCCTGAGATATGGAGTCTCT ATGGAGCAAATCAAAAGAGCAAACAGGATGTACACCAACGACTCGATCTTCCTGAAGAAGTCCTTGTCAATCCCTGTGCTGTCAGATTTGGACCACAGCAGTAATGGGGTGGATTTGGTTCTAGGGGACAGTGAAGAAGACAATGCtagctgtgtttctgctcaAAGTGGACCCACAGGGAGCTCCTCTGAGAAGAAGCAAGATGATGGCAGAGAAAGAGCGTCAGACCTTACTCCAATGGATTTTTTGAAAAGACTGGATGGTTTGATAAGTATGTCCAAGCAGGCTGCTGTCAAAGGATGCCAAGAATCAGAGGAAAG GGTTGCCGCCCTAGAAGCAGCTTGCACCAGCAGGACATCAGACTGGCGGCCCCTCACAAGATCGCAGAGTGTTATTGCATCTtccagaaagcagcagcagcagcagggaccaCATGGAGCAGTACCCCTAACTATCACCAAACTGACCAAAAAACTAAGAGACAGGGAAGATGAGATCTTTCAGCTGTga
- the tnfaip8l2b gene encoding tumor necrosis factor, alpha-induced protein 8-like protein 2 B translates to MDTFSSKDMALKAQKKILSSMASKSSVQMFIDDTTSEILDELYRISKEYTGNKAEAQKVIKNLIKIAVKIGLLFRNNRFNTEELIVAQDFKKKLHLGAMTAISFYEVDFTFDKAVMEDLLTSCRDLLLKLVNNHLTPKSHGRINHVFNHYSNPELLTKLYEPSSPFRPHLTRICKGLNKLVEDGTI, encoded by the exons ATGGACACCTTCAGCTCAAAGGACATGGCCTTGAAGGCGCAGAAGAAGATCCTCAGCTCCATGGCCTCCAAAAGCTCTGTCCaaatgttcatcgatgacacCACCAGCGAGATCCTGGATGAACTGTACCGCATCTCCAAAGAGTACACGGGTAACAAAGCAGAGGCCCAGAAGGTGATCAAAAACCTGATCAAGATCGCCGTGAAGATTGGCTTGCTGTTCAGGAACAACCGTTTTAACACAGAAGAACTCATTGTGGCCCAAGATTTTAAGAAGAAGCTGCACCTGGGGGCCATGACGGCTATCAGCTTCTATGAG GTGGACTTTACCTTTGACAAGGCAGTGATGGAGGACCTCCTGACCAGCTGCAGGGATCTGTTGCTGAAGCTGGTCAACAACCACCTGACCCCCAAATCCCACGGTCGCATCAACCACGTCTTCAACCATTACTCCAACCCAGAGCTCCTGACCAAACTGTACGAGCCCAGCAGCCCCTTCCGACCCCACCTCACCAGGATCTGCAAAGGACTCAACAAACTGGTGGAGGATGGGACAATATGA